From the Chloroflexus aurantiacus J-10-fl genome, one window contains:
- a CDS encoding ABC transporter ATP-binding protein: MATLEIRAIRKTFTTPTGPVVVLDGLNMQVAAGEFVAVIGPSGSGKTTLFNIIAGLETPDAGAVVIDGNDVTGCRGQVAYMPQRDALLPWLSVVENAVLATVVQGGDVAAARREARALLADFGLQGWGDARPAMLSGGMRQRAAFLRTVLWHRPVMLLDEPFGALDALTRAQLQQWLLSLWDRLDRTVLLVTHDIDEAIILADRIYVLTPRPARIALEVRVELPRPRSYALVTDQAFARLKRQLQAVLMEGERYA; the protein is encoded by the coding sequence ATGGCAACGCTTGAGATACGGGCGATCCGCAAAACGTTTACAACCCCTACCGGCCCGGTCGTCGTGCTGGATGGCCTGAATATGCAGGTTGCGGCAGGAGAATTTGTGGCGGTAATTGGGCCAAGCGGCAGCGGCAAAACGACCCTCTTCAACATCATCGCGGGACTGGAAACCCCTGATGCCGGGGCAGTGGTGATTGATGGGAATGATGTTACCGGTTGCCGTGGTCAGGTTGCCTACATGCCACAGCGCGATGCCCTGCTACCCTGGCTGTCGGTGGTAGAGAATGCGGTCCTGGCGACCGTCGTGCAGGGCGGCGATGTTGCAGCCGCACGCCGGGAAGCGCGGGCGCTCCTGGCCGATTTCGGCTTACAAGGGTGGGGCGATGCCCGACCGGCAATGTTGTCTGGTGGCATGCGGCAACGGGCGGCATTTCTGCGTACAGTGCTCTGGCATCGGCCAGTCATGCTCCTCGATGAGCCATTTGGTGCTCTCGATGCGCTTACCCGTGCTCAATTACAGCAGTGGTTACTGTCATTGTGGGATCGCCTCGACCGTACCGTGCTTCTGGTGACGCATGACATTGATGAAGCGATCATTCTGGCAGATCGCATCTATGTGCTCACGCCCCGGCCAGCCCGGATTGCCCTCGAAGTCCGGGTCGAACTCCCCCGACCACGCTCGTATGCGTTGGTGACAGATCAAGCGTTTGCGCGATTGAAACGCCAGTTGCAGGCCGTTTTGATGGAGGGCGAACGCTATGCGTAG
- a CDS encoding ABC transporter substrate-binding protein, translating into MRRWLLLGLIVILTACGAATTPAVSEPPLTTVRVGLDWTPNTNHTGLYVAQAQGYYRDQGLQVEILGAQEGGTVEQLVAAGRLDFGISYQEGVTQARVEGVPIVSIAAIIQHNTSGFASRVEEGITSPRDFIGKKYGAFGSPIEEAVIRGLLECAGVGDQFDQVQFVDIGSSDFFVATERDEVDFVWIFKGWTGIEAEVRGVPLNIVMMNDVQCIPDYYTPVIITSEKMIAEQPDLVRRFLAATSAGYRFAIDRPAEAAEILLQAAPELDAELVRRSQQYLATQYQADAPRWGEQKLEVWRAYAQWMAERNLIARMIEPEKAFTNEFLP; encoded by the coding sequence ATGCGCAGATGGTTACTCTTAGGTTTGATCGTCATCCTGACGGCCTGTGGTGCGGCGACGACACCGGCAGTTTCTGAGCCGCCGTTGACCACTGTGCGGGTTGGTTTGGACTGGACGCCGAACACGAACCATACCGGCCTGTACGTGGCGCAGGCGCAAGGTTATTACAGGGATCAGGGGTTGCAGGTCGAGATTCTCGGTGCGCAAGAGGGTGGTACAGTCGAGCAGCTTGTGGCCGCCGGTCGCCTCGATTTTGGCATCTCGTATCAGGAAGGCGTCACCCAGGCGCGGGTAGAAGGAGTGCCGATTGTCTCGATTGCCGCGATCATTCAGCACAACACCAGCGGATTCGCCAGCCGGGTGGAAGAGGGCATCACCAGTCCTCGCGATTTTATCGGCAAAAAATATGGTGCATTCGGCTCGCCAATTGAAGAGGCAGTGATTCGCGGTCTGCTCGAATGCGCAGGTGTGGGCGATCAGTTTGATCAGGTGCAATTCGTAGACATCGGTAGCTCCGACTTTTTTGTCGCAACCGAACGCGATGAAGTCGATTTTGTCTGGATTTTCAAGGGCTGGACCGGCATCGAAGCCGAGGTGCGCGGCGTACCGCTCAACATTGTGATGATGAACGACGTGCAGTGCATCCCCGACTACTACACCCCGGTGATCATCACCAGCGAAAAGATGATTGCCGAACAACCCGATCTGGTGCGTCGCTTCCTGGCTGCGACGAGTGCCGGTTATCGCTTTGCCATTGATCGACCCGCCGAAGCAGCCGAGATTCTGTTGCAGGCCGCGCCTGAGCTTGATGCCGAACTGGTGCGCCGCAGTCAGCAATATCTGGCTACCCAGTATCAGGCCGATGCTCCCCGCTGGGGTGAACAGAAGCTCGAAGTCTGGCGAGCGTATGCCCAATGGATGGCCGAGCGTAACCTGATTGCCCGCATGATCGAACCGGAAAAGGCGTTTACCAATGAGTTTCTGCCCTAG
- a CDS encoding ABC transporter permease → MSDDVSQSMPATPVTVAVRPSWRAGLFEYGPPTLLVISLLLLWEGLVWFFAIPDWLLPPPSRIVRTLFASLPVLAGHTLATLTVTIPGFALALVAGFSLGIALDASPVLRRAIYPLLVTSQTVPIVAIAPLLVVGFGFGLLPKVLVVALITFFPIVVNTIDGLQSADRDQRRLLEAMGASYWQLLRLLRLRAALPAIFTGIKVSITYSVIGAVLAEWIGASAGLGVYIARSLRAFRTDQVFVAALVTSLLTIALFTLVSLLERWIVFWKGER, encoded by the coding sequence ATGAGTGACGATGTCTCGCAATCGATGCCTGCGACGCCGGTCACGGTAGCAGTGCGTCCTTCGTGGCGGGCCGGTCTGTTCGAGTATGGCCCGCCGACATTGCTCGTCATCAGCCTGCTGCTTCTGTGGGAGGGACTGGTCTGGTTTTTCGCGATCCCCGACTGGCTGCTGCCGCCACCCTCGCGGATCGTCCGCACGTTGTTCGCCAGTCTGCCGGTGCTGGCCGGTCACACGCTGGCGACGTTGACGGTGACCATCCCTGGCTTCGCGCTGGCACTGGTTGCCGGCTTTAGCCTGGGGATTGCCCTCGACGCCTCGCCCGTCCTGCGGCGAGCGATCTATCCGCTGCTCGTCACCTCGCAGACGGTACCGATTGTCGCGATTGCGCCGCTGCTGGTGGTCGGCTTCGGCTTTGGACTATTGCCGAAAGTGCTGGTCGTAGCGCTGATTACCTTCTTTCCGATTGTGGTCAATACGATTGATGGCCTGCAAAGTGCCGACCGTGATCAGCGCCGCCTGCTAGAGGCGATGGGAGCCAGCTACTGGCAACTACTCCGCCTCTTGCGATTACGGGCTGCGCTACCGGCCATCTTCACCGGGATCAAAGTCTCCATTACCTACAGCGTGATCGGGGCAGTCCTCGCCGAATGGATCGGCGCCAGTGCCGGATTGGGGGTCTACATCGCTCGCTCACTGCGTGCGTTTCGTACCGATCAGGTCTTCGTGGCTGCGCTGGTCACGTCACTGCTCACAATTGCCCTGTTTACGCTGGTTAGTCTCCTCGAACGTTGGATTGTCTTCTGGAAAGGAGAACGTTGA
- a CDS encoding thiamine-binding protein — protein sequence MASVTVSFEVLPGGLPDKATTYAAVDAAIAVVAASGLTYRVCPMETTIEGDYDAIMAVIKQAQEAVLAAGASRVFTLIKVDYDPNGSSIAEKLAKYE from the coding sequence ATGGCGTCGGTAACGGTAAGTTTTGAAGTGTTGCCCGGCGGATTACCTGATAAGGCGACGACGTATGCTGCCGTGGATGCCGCGATTGCGGTCGTTGCCGCCAGCGGTCTGACCTACCGTGTCTGCCCGATGGAAACGACGATTGAAGGCGATTACGATGCAATTATGGCGGTGATCAAACAGGCGCAAGAGGCGGTGCTGGCAGCCGGCGCCAGTCGCGTCTTTACCCTCATCAAGGTGGATTACGACCCCAATGGATCATCAATCGCCGAAAAGCTGGCTAAGTATGAGTGA
- a CDS encoding class I SAM-dependent methyltransferase: protein MIDEQTMTKVDQSALFARVEQSARADGKEAYFRLHRYRFAAMLQAMGPANGARVLEVGVTPGHFTELLVGAGFQVSGADLDPFTRKALWDRLGVEVRQVNLEREPLPYPDTSFDWVVFSEVIEHMVYSPLPILREFYRVLRPGGRVLITTPNELYLKSRARAILRMLLWQSLSTREEFRHQMLLEGEARYTTHSRTYTMEELTWLVEQAGFRIESRRFEAPWERVGLEAGRLLRAPHRVLAKALFFALTAAIPPTRSMLLVVGRRPLN, encoded by the coding sequence ATGATTGACGAACAGACAATGACAAAAGTTGACCAGTCCGCATTATTTGCCCGTGTCGAACAGAGTGCGCGGGCTGATGGTAAAGAGGCGTATTTTCGGCTGCACCGCTATCGGTTTGCCGCAATGTTGCAGGCGATGGGTCCGGCCAATGGTGCGCGTGTGCTTGAGGTAGGGGTCACACCCGGCCATTTCACCGAGCTGCTGGTGGGTGCCGGCTTTCAGGTCAGCGGTGCCGATCTCGACCCCTTTACCCGCAAAGCGCTCTGGGATCGGTTGGGGGTCGAGGTGCGCCAGGTGAACCTGGAACGGGAGCCGCTCCCTTACCCTGATACCAGCTTCGATTGGGTTGTTTTCTCGGAAGTCATCGAGCACATGGTCTATTCACCGCTGCCGATCTTGCGCGAGTTTTATCGCGTGCTCCGTCCCGGTGGTCGGGTGTTGATCACTACCCCGAACGAGCTGTATCTGAAAAGCCGGGCGCGGGCAATCCTGCGCATGCTGCTCTGGCAGAGTCTGAGTACTCGTGAGGAGTTTCGTCATCAGATGCTGTTAGAGGGTGAGGCGCGCTATACCACCCACAGCCGCACCTACACGATGGAAGAGTTGACCTGGCTGGTTGAGCAGGCCGGTTTTCGGATTGAGTCGCGCCGGTTCGAGGCGCCGTGGGAGCGGGTCGGTCTTGAAGCAGGCCGATTGCTGCGTGCCCCCCATCGCGTGCTGGCAAAAGCACTCTTCTTCGCCCTCACCGCAGCGATTCCGCCGACACGTTCGATGTTACTGGTAGTTGGCCGGCGTCCGCTGAATTGA
- a CDS encoding phage holin family protein, with protein MNSSPPSSQPSRIDYSRLFLRWLIYSLAIFAAVWIVPGIEFSGPGWQIGIVALLFGLLNALLRPLLYLLTCPLVILTLGLFGLVINALLLGLTSALADQLGIAFTVDGFWPAFFGGLVIAIVSTTLQYLAGDVQVRIMVERRPPE; from the coding sequence GTGAATTCATCACCTCCATCCTCACAACCATCACGCATTGACTATAGCCGGCTCTTCTTGCGCTGGCTCATCTATTCGCTGGCCATCTTTGCCGCGGTCTGGATCGTGCCGGGGATCGAGTTCAGCGGGCCGGGGTGGCAGATTGGCATTGTCGCTCTGCTGTTTGGGCTACTCAATGCCTTGCTGCGTCCACTGCTCTACCTGCTGACCTGTCCGCTCGTTATTCTCACGCTCGGTCTGTTTGGTCTGGTGATTAACGCCCTGTTACTTGGCCTGACCTCAGCCCTGGCCGATCAGCTCGGTATCGCCTTCACGGTTGATGGGTTCTGGCCGGCATTCTTCGGCGGCCTGGTCATCGCTATCGTCAGCACGACCCTGCAATACCTTGCCGGAGACGTGCAGGTGCGGATTATGGTAGAGCGCCGACCACCAGAGTAG
- a CDS encoding sortase has protein sequence MTTFSQRRSASQRSSTSSSPVQRTGDNDLLQHLLLNDLPARRDPFRPLRLRSRDAYREEALRGFLLRNWVDRALLIAEILLFATMVIVFAYWFIDGYGRDWWRAWQGKSQPAEVIMPPPAPVAPPAEEITSPPPAPVAPPAAAPHLPALPFTDPGLAVEPADYLAPQTSVKPLPKTDPRPQRLRIPSIQLDTPVYEVFVVDGAWQVAEYAAGYHHGTALPGTTGNTVLAGHAGLRGAVFRDLPALRPGDEILLEAGGWVYRYRVREMRNVWPTQVEVMDPTPTPVLTLITCTNWDTQRLVVIADLVDSRPLS, from the coding sequence ATGACCACTTTTTCGCAGCGCCGATCTGCCAGTCAACGGTCGTCAACCTCGTCCTCGCCGGTACAGCGTACCGGTGACAATGATCTGCTGCAACATTTGCTCTTGAACGATCTCCCTGCCCGGCGCGATCCGTTTCGTCCGCTGCGCCTGCGTTCGCGGGATGCATATCGCGAAGAAGCCTTACGCGGCTTCCTGTTGCGCAATTGGGTGGATCGCGCATTGCTCATCGCCGAAATCTTGCTCTTCGCCACAATGGTGATCGTCTTTGCCTACTGGTTCATCGACGGCTATGGCCGCGACTGGTGGCGAGCCTGGCAGGGCAAGAGCCAGCCGGCAGAGGTGATCATGCCACCGCCAGCCCCGGTTGCACCGCCGGCAGAGGAGATCACATCACCACCACCAGCCCCGGTTGCACCGCCGGCAGCCGCACCGCACCTGCCGGCACTACCCTTCACCGACCCTGGTCTGGCGGTTGAGCCGGCTGATTACCTTGCCCCGCAGACCAGTGTCAAACCGCTGCCGAAAACCGATCCGCGACCGCAGCGACTGCGTATTCCCAGCATCCAGCTTGACACGCCGGTGTACGAGGTCTTTGTCGTTGATGGCGCGTGGCAGGTCGCTGAATATGCCGCCGGCTATCATCACGGCACGGCCCTACCGGGCACGACGGGCAATACCGTGCTGGCCGGACATGCCGGCTTGCGTGGCGCTGTGTTTCGTGATCTGCCGGCACTGCGTCCTGGTGATGAGATATTGCTGGAGGCGGGCGGTTGGGTATACCGCTACCGAGTGCGCGAGATGCGTAACGTCTGGCCGACCCAGGTTGAAGTGATGGATCCGACACCGACCCCTGTTTTGACCCTGATAACCTGTACCAACTGGGACACGCAGCGCCTGGTCGTCATTGCCGATCTGGTCGATTCGCGTCCACTCAGTTGA
- a CDS encoding pyridoxal phosphate-dependent aminotransferase: MAGVFSQLDLTPTRLELARRARMARGDLIDLTSSNPTTQGLIFPADILANAATPYWSTRRYHPDPRGDLAARTAIVTYYARRSPPLILTPDDVFLTASTSEAYSLLFALLADPGDNLLVPNVTYPLFEYLAAMRNLELRSYQLDEERNWRINARSLRRLADERTRAILIVSPHNPTGAIIDASIATLDLLGIPVICDEVFAPFTYAAPTTPPLAALHPELPVFTLNGISKLFALPDLKLGWIALNQPARQFAARLELLNDTLLGANALSQYLLPTLFAQGEPFVQAMVERVRANLTLALQRFADHPRLRARPPAGGYYLFPAIDGWEDEEALVLFLLDHGVFVHPGYFYGDVPGCHVMLSALCEPERFALGVERLCAALA; this comes from the coding sequence ATGGCTGGTGTCTTCTCACAACTCGATCTGACCCCGACTCGGCTCGAACTGGCACGGCGCGCTCGGATGGCGCGTGGCGATCTGATCGATTTGACCAGCAGCAACCCGACGACGCAGGGATTGATCTTCCCTGCCGACATCCTCGCGAATGCAGCCACGCCCTACTGGTCAACCCGCCGCTACCATCCCGATCCACGGGGCGATCTGGCAGCGCGCACGGCCATCGTAACGTACTACGCCCGCCGCTCGCCGCCCCTGATCCTGACGCCCGACGATGTCTTTCTCACGGCCAGCACCAGCGAAGCCTACAGCCTGCTCTTCGCATTGCTGGCCGACCCCGGCGACAACCTGCTGGTGCCGAATGTCACCTATCCACTGTTCGAGTACCTCGCTGCCATGCGCAACCTCGAATTGCGTTCCTACCAGCTTGATGAAGAACGAAACTGGCGGATCAATGCCCGTTCGCTTCGTCGGCTGGCCGATGAGCGAACACGGGCGATTTTGATTGTGTCGCCCCACAATCCAACCGGTGCCATCATCGATGCGTCAATAGCGACGCTCGATCTCCTGGGTATTCCAGTTATTTGTGACGAGGTCTTTGCGCCGTTTACCTATGCTGCACCGACCACGCCACCCCTGGCGGCGCTCCATCCAGAGCTACCGGTCTTCACCCTCAACGGCATCTCGAAACTCTTTGCCCTACCCGACCTGAAATTGGGTTGGATCGCACTCAACCAGCCGGCTCGCCAGTTTGCCGCCCGGCTGGAACTGTTAAACGATACCCTGCTGGGCGCGAATGCGCTGAGTCAATATCTCTTGCCAACCCTGTTTGCTCAAGGCGAACCGTTCGTACAGGCGATGGTCGAACGGGTACGGGCAAACCTGACTCTGGCACTGCAACGGTTTGCCGATCATCCGCGCCTCCGTGCCCGACCGCCTGCCGGCGGCTACTATCTCTTCCCGGCCATTGACGGGTGGGAAGACGAAGAGGCACTGGTGCTCTTCCTGCTCGACCACGGGGTCTTTGTCCATCCCGGCTACTTCTACGGTGACGTGCCGGGTTGCCATGTCATGCTGTCGGCACTCTGCGAACCTGAACGCTTTGCGTTGGGGGTCGAACGGCTCTGTGCGGCGTTGGCGTAA
- a CDS encoding LLM class F420-dependent oxidoreductase, producing MEKAMLLLDAAFQVDANPLPGAAEVAKAAEALGFAALWAPETAHNPFLALTIAAEHTQQLTIGTAVAIAFPRSPMVTAQIAWDLAGFSGGRFVLGLGTQVKAHIERRFSSVWDSPVGRLRDYIGALRAIWHCWQTGGKLDYRGQYYQHTLMTPFFSPGPIAHPDIPIYIAGVNTGLAHLAGEVCDGFHAHPLTSARYLREVLRPQIAAGATAAGRDPSACAIAGSALVITGNDKTERERMRAMVRQQIAFYASTPTYRAVLSCHGWDAVGEELSRLAAQQRWAEMTGLIDDTMVATFAVEADPADLPAALKERYEGLLDRVALYIPFIPGERDDFWRHLTTSLNGR from the coding sequence ATGGAAAAAGCCATGCTCCTCCTCGATGCTGCCTTTCAGGTTGATGCCAATCCACTGCCCGGTGCTGCGGAGGTCGCAAAAGCTGCGGAAGCACTCGGTTTTGCCGCACTCTGGGCACCAGAAACAGCGCACAATCCGTTTCTGGCTCTGACCATCGCTGCCGAGCATACGCAACAGTTAACCATTGGCACGGCAGTGGCAATCGCATTCCCGCGTAGCCCAATGGTCACGGCGCAGATTGCGTGGGACCTGGCCGGGTTCAGTGGTGGGCGTTTTGTTCTCGGCCTGGGCACCCAGGTCAAAGCCCATATCGAACGCCGCTTCAGTAGCGTATGGGATTCGCCCGTCGGACGGCTGCGCGATTATATCGGTGCGCTACGCGCCATCTGGCACTGCTGGCAGACCGGGGGGAAGCTCGATTACCGTGGCCAGTACTACCAGCATACACTTATGACGCCGTTCTTCAGCCCTGGCCCTATCGCCCATCCCGACATCCCGATCTATATCGCCGGTGTGAATACCGGGCTGGCGCATCTGGCCGGTGAGGTGTGCGATGGCTTTCACGCCCATCCCCTGACCAGTGCCCGCTACCTGCGCGAGGTGTTGCGTCCGCAAATCGCCGCCGGCGCGACGGCTGCCGGTCGCGATCCCTCAGCCTGTGCGATAGCCGGCAGCGCACTCGTCATCACCGGGAACGACAAGACCGAACGCGAGCGGATGCGGGCAATGGTGCGGCAGCAGATTGCCTTCTACGCTTCAACCCCAACCTACCGGGCCGTTTTATCCTGTCATGGATGGGATGCGGTAGGTGAAGAATTATCGCGTCTGGCAGCCCAACAGCGCTGGGCCGAGATGACCGGTCTGATCGATGACACCATGGTAGCAACCTTTGCCGTCGAAGCCGATCCTGCCGATCTGCCGGCGGCCCTCAAGGAACGCTACGAAGGGCTGCTTGATCGAGTCGCTCTCTACATACCGTTTATTCCTGGGGAACGAGATGACTTCTGGCGTCATCTGACAACGTCACTGAATGGTCGGTAG
- a CDS encoding HAS-barrel domain-containing protein, with product MQSEAQNGRIGEVIESSTIHFVAATYELLASPPFGSLVRATTTDQGLHVYGLIYDIHTGSREPGGRAIVRGRTYTGRYLYDDEIYRAHPDLSVVLQTEFTALIVGYTLHGRLIQRLPPQPPPVHYSVYPCPNEELAAFGDHLDFLRTVLLAPGLPADELLTAAVRTIALARRDGPTYLVRVGRELARLLKDDYDRLTALLHRLRP from the coding sequence ATGCAATCAGAAGCACAGAATGGTCGGATCGGCGAGGTCATCGAGTCGTCAACCATCCATTTCGTGGCTGCGACGTATGAACTCCTCGCCTCGCCACCGTTTGGATCACTGGTACGGGCAACCACGACCGATCAGGGATTGCACGTCTACGGATTGATCTACGATATTCATACCGGCAGTCGCGAGCCGGGTGGTCGGGCAATCGTGCGCGGGCGAACGTACACCGGGCGTTATTTGTACGACGACGAGATTTATCGCGCCCATCCCGATCTGAGTGTCGTGTTGCAAACCGAATTTACGGCGTTGATTGTCGGCTATACCCTGCATGGGCGCTTGATCCAGCGCCTGCCACCACAACCGCCACCCGTCCACTACTCGGTGTATCCTTGTCCGAACGAGGAATTAGCGGCGTTTGGTGATCATCTGGACTTCTTGCGAACTGTGTTGCTGGCACCTGGCCTACCCGCCGACGAGTTGTTGACAGCGGCGGTACGGACGATTGCTCTGGCCCGACGTGATGGCCCGACCTACCTGGTGCGGGTCGGTCGTGAACTTGCCCGGTTGCTGAAAGATGACTATGATCGGTTGACAGCACTACTGCACCGTTTGCGTCCCTGA
- a CDS encoding DNA double-strand break repair nuclease NurA has protein sequence MTLNLAALSEQLRAMGQNAARSVAQRETRMAQIATRYLNEVGYEQRWADAVRLSATSAHWLLAEPVEPLDTIGRIETLPTDYAVVATDGSHIDVDRHGEVSCYLINIGQVYLRYGAHPEAYLESSPRLYFSEDDLYLHEDTRRIPVEGAVLSVRRDVEEGVALGRFAAMYLNDTTIPRLALQDGTLIRWALANADEFIRDHFLGQYLNYLEQMRKIGIPVASYISRTRSPEVMGLMRLMFCPDVNVPAQRGANCAQCSDAKQGKTPSCMICQDVIDADLFATRLQEGERSPIFRSWSRISIEGYGDHQIHFFFLRIGRELARIEIPAWVAGQPDMVAQVHALVYDQAMRGQGYPVVLQRAHEQAVIRSAERRVFEQMVAGVLRQAEVPTGVSAKRERKQFIQG, from the coding sequence ATGACACTCAATCTGGCTGCGCTGAGTGAACAATTGCGGGCAATGGGGCAAAATGCCGCCCGTTCGGTTGCACAACGAGAGACGCGGATGGCACAGATTGCCACACGCTATCTGAACGAGGTGGGGTATGAGCAGCGTTGGGCGGATGCTGTGCGCCTCAGTGCAACCTCGGCGCACTGGTTGCTGGCCGAACCGGTTGAACCGCTCGATACCATCGGTCGGATAGAGACCCTTCCTACCGATTATGCGGTCGTGGCCACTGACGGCTCGCATATTGATGTGGATCGGCATGGCGAGGTCAGTTGCTACCTGATCAACATCGGCCAGGTCTACCTGCGCTACGGTGCGCACCCGGAAGCGTACCTGGAGTCGTCACCACGGCTCTATTTCAGCGAGGACGACCTGTACCTTCACGAGGATACTCGTCGTATCCCGGTAGAGGGGGCTGTGTTAAGCGTGCGTCGTGATGTCGAAGAGGGCGTGGCATTAGGCCGGTTTGCGGCAATGTACCTCAACGATACAACCATTCCCCGGCTGGCGCTCCAGGATGGCACATTAATCCGTTGGGCACTGGCAAATGCCGACGAGTTCATCCGTGATCATTTTTTAGGTCAGTACCTTAATTACCTGGAGCAGATGCGGAAGATCGGTATCCCGGTAGCATCGTATATCAGTCGCACCCGCTCGCCGGAGGTGATGGGACTAATGCGACTGATGTTCTGCCCGGATGTGAATGTGCCCGCGCAGCGCGGGGCAAATTGTGCGCAGTGTAGTGATGCGAAACAAGGCAAGACGCCATCGTGCATGATTTGCCAGGATGTAATCGATGCCGATCTCTTTGCCACCAGATTGCAAGAAGGTGAGCGCAGCCCGATCTTTCGCTCGTGGAGTCGGATCAGCATCGAAGGGTATGGCGATCATCAAATACATTTCTTCTTCCTGCGGATTGGGCGCGAGCTGGCGCGGATCGAAATACCGGCGTGGGTTGCCGGCCAACCAGATATGGTTGCACAGGTGCATGCTCTGGTGTACGATCAGGCAATGCGCGGTCAGGGCTATCCGGTCGTATTGCAACGTGCCCACGAACAGGCTGTCATTCGCAGTGCCGAGCGGCGGGTCTTCGAGCAGATGGTAGCCGGGGTTTTGCGCCAGGCTGAGGTACCAACCGGTGTTTCGGCAAAGCGTGAGCGTAAGCAGTTTATTCAGGGATAA
- a CDS encoding bifunctional folylpolyglutamate synthase/dihydrofolate synthase, translated as MQITTYQEALDYIYSFIDPTRQGSPDPAIAARSLARLRALLDIAGNPHQQLAAVVVAGTKGKGSTCALIEAMARAAGLRVGLWTSPHLSSYRERIQIDREPISQATLIQLVRDVQPIVDAFDTATYGRPSTFDIGFVMAMRHFVAAHVDLAVVEVGLGGRFDAAATITPLIAVISSISYDHMAILGPTLHDIAYNKAGIMRPGRPAITVPQHPEAAAVFAAEAQTVGAPLWLAAEHTVEPWLASGQPLTYPAPPQPGRLRGGFQRENARLAMGTALLLRDQGVPIDDQAIRRGLAEAWWPGRFELIAGPPRILIDGAHNGDSAQKLWQAISDELPHRQFILVLGTSRDKDIAAIAAALAPQAAHVIITRSNHPKAMDLDRIAAEVAPFTNAPMQIVPVVAEALATAQALAEQDDLICVTGSLFVVGAAREALGLAVAD; from the coding sequence ATGCAGATTACAACCTATCAGGAAGCTCTCGATTACATCTACAGTTTTATCGATCCTACTCGTCAGGGGTCACCCGATCCGGCGATTGCGGCGCGATCGCTGGCCCGGCTCAGGGCATTACTAGACATTGCCGGGAATCCACATCAACAACTGGCGGCGGTTGTCGTTGCCGGTACCAAAGGGAAGGGGAGTACCTGCGCCTTGATTGAAGCTATGGCTCGCGCCGCCGGTTTACGGGTGGGTTTATGGACATCGCCCCACCTTAGCTCGTATCGCGAACGCATCCAGATTGATCGCGAACCGATCTCTCAGGCGACGCTGATTCAGCTTGTGCGGGATGTGCAACCGATTGTTGACGCCTTTGACACCGCTACCTACGGTCGTCCCAGTACGTTTGACATTGGGTTTGTGATGGCGATGCGCCATTTTGTAGCAGCTCACGTCGATCTGGCGGTCGTTGAGGTCGGTCTGGGGGGTCGTTTCGATGCTGCGGCGACCATTACTCCACTCATCGCGGTGATCTCGTCGATCAGCTACGACCACATGGCGATTCTGGGGCCAACGCTGCACGACATTGCCTACAACAAAGCGGGTATTATGCGGCCAGGCCGACCGGCGATTACCGTACCACAACACCCGGAAGCAGCCGCTGTCTTCGCCGCCGAAGCCCAGACGGTCGGTGCCCCGCTCTGGCTGGCCGCTGAACACACGGTTGAACCGTGGCTGGCGTCTGGTCAACCGCTCACCTATCCGGCCCCACCGCAACCGGGGCGCTTGCGCGGTGGCTTCCAGCGCGAAAATGCTCGTCTGGCAATGGGGACTGCCCTGCTGTTGCGTGATCAGGGAGTGCCGATTGATGACCAGGCCATCCGGCGTGGTCTCGCCGAAGCCTGGTGGCCGGGACGTTTCGAGTTGATTGCCGGCCCGCCCCGTATCCTTATCGACGGCGCCCACAACGGCGACTCGGCGCAGAAATTGTGGCAGGCCATTAGCGACGAGCTACCGCATCGGCAGTTTATTCTCGTGCTCGGTACCTCGCGCGATAAAGACATTGCGGCTATCGCCGCTGCCCTGGCACCGCAGGCAGCCCACGTGATTATCACCCGCTCGAACCACCCCAAAGCGATGGATCTCGACCGGATTGCCGCCGAGGTTGCCCCCTTTACCAACGCACCAATGCAGATTGTGCCGGTCGTGGCTGAAGCGCTGGCGACCGCGCAGGCGCTGGCGGAACAGGACGATCTGATTTGTGTCACCGGCTCGCTGTTCGTCGTCGGCGCAGCCCGTGAAGCCCTGGGCCTGGCGGTCGCAGACTGA